In one Culex quinquefasciatus strain JHB chromosome 2, VPISU_Cqui_1.0_pri_paternal, whole genome shotgun sequence genomic region, the following are encoded:
- the LOC6032972 gene encoding LOW QUALITY PROTEIN: facilitated trehalose transporter Tret1-like (The sequence of the model RefSeq protein was modified relative to this genomic sequence to represent the inferred CDS: inserted 1 base in 1 codon) has product MMEGSAPHYRRQYLAAFVATLGAFSIGTSFGWSAPVEPRILDHGELEFAXRGQEFAWVVALMALGGAVISLPAGLAVPVMGARNTLLLFVVPAAVGWALILAASSVPMLLVGRLFTGFGAGAFCMVIPIYLGEMASTEIRGTVGSFFQQMINLGILYVYVLGMAVDVFRLGVLCALVPIVYGVLFVFMPNTPTYLVLRNNEPKALASIKWLRGSHFDAAGEVREIQRSLDGRHKTERRCTVWRSFREPATARALATMVGLMFFMQTSGINAVLFYSTSIFQAANVAIKPELATILLGLLQVLGTLLSALLVDRLGRRLLLLASSGTMCVNVLALGVYLQLLAVNPTQVDSLGWIPVLTLCLYVTLFSVGLGPVPWLMLGEIFPNDVKGPASALANITSFGLSFAMSRLFPLARDGIGSGPTFVIFAGFCLLAMVFVVLVVPETKGKSLADIQKMLAGGSLTN; this is encoded by the exons ATGATGGAAGGAAGTGCTCCCCACTACCGGAGGCAATATCTGGCAGCATTCGTTG CCACCCTGGGCGCATTCTCGATTGGCACTTCGTTCGGTTGGAGTGCCCCCGTGGAGCCCCGAATTCTGGACCATGGCGAGTTAGAATTCG GTAGAGGGCAGGAATTTGCCTGGGTCGTTGCGCTGATGGCTCTTGGTGGTGCGGTTATCAGCTTGCCGGCCGGACTCGCCGTGCCGGTCATGGGCGCTCGCAATACGCTGCTGCTTTTTGTGGTACCGGCGGCGGTTG GTTGGGCCCTCATCCTGGCCGCCTCAAGCGTCCCAATGCTGCTGGTGGGTCGCCTGTTTACCGGTTTTGGCGCCGGTGCGTTCTGCATGGTCATTCCCATATACCTCGGTGAAATGGCGTCCACCGAGATCCGGGGCACCGTGGGTTCCTTCTTTCAGCAGATGATTAATTTGGGCATTCTGTACGTGTACGTGCTCGGCATGGCCGTGGACGTGTTCCGGCTGGGCGTCCTCTGCGCTCTCGTCCCAATCGTCTACGGGGTGCTGTTTGTCTTTATGCCAAACACACCCACGTACCTG GTACTGCGAAATAATGAACCGAAAGCACTGGCCTCAATCAAGTGGCTTCGCGGGTCTCATTTCGATGCGGCCGGTGAAGTTCGCGAAATTCAACGGAGCCTCGACGGCCGCCACAAAACAGAGCGGCGCTGCACCGTGTGGAGGTCGTTCCGTGAACCGGCTACCGCACGGGCACTGGCCACGATGGTGGGACTCATGTTCTTCATGCAAACGTCCGGCATCAACGCGGTGCTGTTCTACTCGACGTCGATCTTTCAG GCTGCCAACGTGGCCATCAAGCCCGAGCTGGCCACAATCCTGCTCGGGTTGCTGCAGGTGCTGGGAACACTGCTTTCCGCGCTGCTGGTGGACCGACTGGGGCGTCGCCTTTTGCTGCTGGCCTCCAGTGGAACCATGTGCGTCAATGTTCTCGCCCTTGGAGTGTACCTGCAGCTGCTGGCGGTCAACCCGACCCAGGTGGACTCGCTGGGCTGGATCCCCGTGCTGACCCTGTGTCTGTACGTGACACTGTTCTCCGTAGGCCTCGGACCCGTACCGTGGTTGATGCTCGGTGAAATCTTCCCCAACGACGTGAAGGGACCCGCAAGTGCACTGGCCAACATCACCAGCTTTGGACTGTCATTTGCCATGTCCCGGTTGTTTCCGTTGGCACGGGACGGTATCGGTAGTGGTCCAACGTTCGTGATTTTCGCGGGATTTTGCCTGCTGGCGATGGTGTTTGTGGTACTGGTTGTCCCGGAAACTAAGGGCAAATCACTAGCTGatatacaaaaaatgctagcagGTGGTAGTTTAACGAATTAG